The genome window GTGGTGCTTGGGGCAGAAATTCTCAACAAACCGAGCACTGTTGAAGAAGCGAAGGCAATGCTTACGAAGCTAAGTGGAAATCATCATCTGGTATTTACAGGGTTTACACTCCTAAAATCGGAACAGGGGGAATTGGTTTTGCACACGGCGTATGAATCGACAGAGGTTTACTTCAAGCCGCTATCTGTGCAGGAAATTGAAGACTACATTCGTTATGCCAAACCCTTCGATAAAGCAGGGAGCTATGGCATTCAAGATGATTTTGGGGCATGTTTTATTCCGAAAATCAACGGTTGTTACTACAATGTGGTAGGGCTGCCGATTTCGCGGCTGTATCGTGAAATGAATGTGTTTTTTCAGATGCCGGTTCGCGTGTCAAAAGAAAAAAGATAAATTCTTCTTTGCAAATGACGAAAAAAAGATAAAATTAGGCGTCGTTATTTTTTCGAATACGAACAATTCTGTTGCAATGAAATTGTATCTCATTCGTCATGCATCGGCGCTAAATGTCGGTCAAGAAGGTATTTTCCAAGATGAAGCGCGAAGGCTCTCGGTAAAGGGCGTTGAAGAGGCTGAAAAAATTGGAAGATTTTTGAAATCCTTAAAAATTAAAGTTGATCTGATTCTTCATAGCCCGTTGATTCGTGCAGAGCAAACGGCGAATAAGATTTCGGAGGCGCTCTCAGTCGAAAGAAAGGTTGAAAATAAACTCTCAACCGAATTTGGGCTACAATCCTATATGGAGGCGCTGGATGAACACAAATTCGTTCAGAACCTTGTGATGGTGGCGCATCAGCCCACCCTTTCAAAAATGGCGCTTACAATGATGGGCAGCGACCCGCGCGCAGGGCTCGAAGTGAATCCGGGGTCAATTATTATGCTTCGATCGGAGCGGCTATCAAGCACTTGGACGGGTCAGTTAAGCCTGCTCATCTCACCTTCAGAAATGGCATAACGCGGTCGCCTTTACACTCAATTCTCTTAACCCACATAAGGCTGAATTTTTTCCAAAAATTCTTTTGGAAGTCGGGTTGGCTTGCCCGTTGGGGTTACAAAGGCAAGAACAGTGTTTCCGGTAAGAAGCAATTTCTGTGAGATTTTCTCAAATATTCGGTAAGAGATCGAAACTCGAACATTTTCAAGTTTCGAAATGGTCGTATGAATTTCAAGTTCATCATCATATCGGGCCGGCGCCAAATAAACGGCGTGTGCTTCAATCACGGGCAACATAACCCCAAGCGGTTCAAGCTTTGCATATTCAAATCCGATGTTTCGAAGAAATTCGTTTCGCGCGGCTTCCATAAATTCAAAGTACCGACCGTAATAGACGACTTGCATTTTATCGGTGTGGGCATAAATAACGCGAAGGGTGTGTATATAAGTTTGCGATGTTTGCGGTGAATTCATAAAACACTAGCGTTATAGAATGAAAAGAAATGAAGTTTAATTGCTTTCGTTAAAGACACCCATTGCGGAAAATTTAGTAATTCGGTGGTCGGCAAGTTCTTCTTTCGAGAGCGAAAGCAGCGGTTTTAATTCTTCAATAATTGCCGATTTCAACAGGGCAGCGGCTTCTTCCGGTGCCCGATGAGCGCCACCGAGTGGCTCCGGAACAATTCGGTCAATAATTTTATGTTGAATCAAGTCTTGAGCCGTGAGCTTGAGTGCCTCAGCAGCTTGCTCCTTAAAATTCCAGCTTCGCCATAAAATGGAAGAACAGCTTTCGGGAGAAATGACCGAATACCACGCATTCTCGAGCATTAAAATTTTATTTCCCACACCGATTCCGATTGCACCACCGGAAGCACCTTCGCCGATAATGACACATATAATTGGCACTTTAAGCTTTGCCATTTCAAAAAGATTGCGGGCAATTGCCTCGGCCTGTCCGCGCTCTTCTGCTTCGATTCCCGGGAAAGCGCCGGGCGTATCGATAAGGGTAATCACGGGTTTGTGAAATTTTTCAGCGAGTTTCATTAATCGTAGGGCCTTGCGATAACCTTCCGGGTTTGCCATCCCGAAGTTTCGATAAAGGTTTGATTTGGTATCACGCCCTTTTTGATGCCCGATAACCATTACACTTTGAGAGAAACCATTGTCATCGGTGAGCTTAGCAAAACCACCGAGAATGGCCTTATCATCGCCAAAGGCGCGGTCACCGGCGAGTTCGGTAAAATCCTGCATCATCATGTAAATGTAATCGAGGGTATAGGGTCGCTCAGGATGTCGGGCAATTTGAACGCGTTGCCATCGGGTAAGATTCTTAAAGATGGAAGCACGAAGTTCGTTGATTCTACTTTCAAGGGTATCGATATCGCTGGTGAGTTCATGATGGAGCTTTACATCGCCTTGATTTTGATTGGCGAAATCTCTCATTTCGGAAAGTTTGGTTTCCAATTCATAAAGGGGTTTTTCAAAATCAAGAATAACCTTAGACATAAGCGTTTGGAATAAAATGAA of Chloroherpetonaceae bacterium contains these proteins:
- the sixA gene encoding phosphohistidine phosphatase SixA, with product MKLYLIRHASALNVGQEGIFQDEARRLSVKGVEEAEKIGRFLKSLKIKVDLILHSPLIRAEQTANKISEALSVERKVENKLSTEFGLQSYMEALDEHKFVQNLVMVAHQPTLSKMALTMMGSDPRAGLEVNPGSIIMLRSERLSSTWTGQLSLLISPSEMA
- a CDS encoding thioesterase family protein, translated to MNSPQTSQTYIHTLRVIYAHTDKMQVVYYGRYFEFMEAARNEFLRNIGFEYAKLEPLGVMLPVIEAHAVYLAPARYDDELEIHTTISKLENVRVSISYRIFEKISQKLLLTGNTVLAFVTPTGKPTRLPKEFLEKIQPYVG
- a CDS encoding Maf family protein; translated protein: MTSSPLRSISFPKIFLASKSPRRHALLKIITSNFEVVPLEVDESFDSELPPQEVVQMLSKRKAIAAAASLKLSTEWILSADTIVVLGAEILNKPSTVEEAKAMLTKLSGNHHLVFTGFTLLKSEQGELVLHTAYESTEVYFKPLSVQEIEDYIRYAKPFDKAGSYGIQDDFGACFIPKINGCYYNVVGLPISRLYREMNVFFQMPVRVSKEKR
- a CDS encoding acetyl-CoA carboxylase carboxyltransferase subunit alpha, whose amino-acid sequence is MSKVILDFEKPLYELETKLSEMRDFANQNQGDVKLHHELTSDIDTLESRINELRASIFKNLTRWQRVQIARHPERPYTLDYIYMMMQDFTELAGDRAFGDDKAILGGFAKLTDDNGFSQSVMVIGHQKGRDTKSNLYRNFGMANPEGYRKALRLMKLAEKFHKPVITLIDTPGAFPGIEAEERGQAEAIARNLFEMAKLKVPIICVIIGEGASGGAIGIGVGNKILMLENAWYSVISPESCSSILWRSWNFKEQAAEALKLTAQDLIQHKIIDRIVPEPLGGAHRAPEEAAALLKSAIIEELKPLLSLSKEELADHRITKFSAMGVFNESN